The genomic interval TGGCCGCCGCCGCCATCTCACCACCGACCGGGTTCAATCGGCTGGTCTTCGGCCGCCGATTCGATGCGGTCTTTCCCAGCGACAAACCGGCCACCTTCTTCCGGTTGGAAGCCGGCGGCACGCTGACATCGAGCAGTCACAACGTGGCCTCGAATGTGACGGAACATGGCGCCGTGGGCGACCTCACGCTCACCTATGGACTACCAGGCAAACAGGGCTACCACTATGCGCGGCCCTTCGACTACTTCGACTTTCACGTGACGGCCGTGACGGCCAACACGCTCGAGAGTCTCAATACTCGAGGGCTTCTGGCAGGAACGACCTACGCCTCGGGCAACCACACGCGGGGTCTCTGGGGTCTCTTCGGCGGCTACGACTATATTTCGCCGCAGGTGTTCCGGGTCTCCAGCACCGCCCTCTCGCTGGGCACCGTGTGGCAGACGTGGCTCTCGGACGGCGTCGCGTTGCAGGGGACCGCACTGGGCGGCGCAGGATATGGTGCGGCCGGCAGCATTCAACGCCGAGAGGAACGAGACTATCACTACGGCATGACCCCGCAGGCGCTGCTCGCGCTGCGGCTGATCTTCGGCGACCGAGCCATGATCGACTTTACGGGGCGAGAATATTATGTGAGCCGGGTGCTCTCACCGGAAGGCAACGGCCAGGAAAACATCATGCGCGGCGATGCCGCGTTCACGTTGCGGATCTTCGACCGGCACGGCATCGCCATCCGGTATGCCGTGGCTCAACGGAATGCCAGTTACCCGAACGTCGAATATCGCGATCAAACCGTGAGCACTGTCAGCTTGATGTACGTACTCCTGGGGGCATCCGGCTTCGGCGCAGTCGAGTGGCGTTGAGAGGCGAATAATGGCGCGCTTCCCGAGATCCGCGGCCGAACGCTCCGGCGTGAGCGAAGAGATTTGTGACGGCATCCTGTTGGAGTAGCCCCACGAGTACAGCAAGAATCTGAATACCATGCAGGCTGTTCAGAAAGGCCGCAGGAAGGACGCCGACTGAGGAGGTACATACCAAACTTTGCTTGACCCGTTCGCCCTCACAGATACTCTTGGCGAACGGATACACCCCACAAGGAGTCCCGCTATAACCATCTGCAGGTCGCAGGGAGGCGTGCGACCTAGAACGCCGCAGGCGGCCTTTCTCAACAGCCTGCTAAGAGATGCCGTGCTGTTCGCGGCCGATACGGCCATCATACCGGTTGGTGGACTTGAAGAGTTCAAAGCGGCCGTCCATCGCATACATGGCGACACGCGCGCGCAGCCCCTCCATTTCGGCGACGGTCATGGGCGTGAACCGACGGACAATCTCCAGGTTCTGCTTAAGAATTTGAGCCGAGTCGATCCCGCTTACCAACGAGGCGATCGGCAAACTCAATACGTAGCGAATCGCTTCCTGCGGCGTGACCACGCCCTGCTTGATCGGCTCGGCATTGCCGGTCACACTCTTCATCCCCAACGCACCGATTCCACGCTGCGCCAACACCGGCAACACCTCTCGCTCAAAACTGCGGTAGGTCCCATCGAACACATTCAACGGCATCTGACAGGCATCAAACGGAAAGTCGTGCGACAACATCTTGAGGTGAATCGCCGGGTGCTTGTGCCCGGTGAAGCCAATGAACCGCACCTTGCCCTGTTGCTTGGCCTCCAACAACGCATCCACTGCGCCGTGCGGCATGAAGTGCCGATCCGGATCGTCTTCGTACACGACTTCGTGGATCTGCCACAGGTCGAGATAATCGGTCTTCAATCGGCGCAGTGACTCCTCCAACTGCTGCATGGCGACGTGCTTATCCCGTCCGTGCGAGCAGACCTTGGTCATGAGGAACACCTGCTGCCGTTTCCCCTGCAGTCCTTTCCCCATCAACTCTTCGCTCCGCCCCCCGTTGTACTCCCAGGCGTTGTCGAGGAAGGTCATCCCGGCGTCGATGGCTTCGTGAAGAAGGCGTATGGCTTCACCGTCGTCGGGGTTGCGGCCCCAATGGGCGCCGCCGAAACACATTGCCGACACCTTCACTCCGGTCTTCCCCAGCGGACGGAGCGGGATCTCGCCGGTTCCTGTGCCGGATGAAGCGAGATCTGCGGCGAAAGCTTCGGCCACAGGACCGGGAGCGCCAAGGGCCATAAGCGACCCGGCTAGGCCCAGCCCTTTCAAGAGCTGACGCCGGCCGAGCGGAGTGGACCAGAGTGAGTGACGGGAGTGTGTGGGCGCCATGGACGACCTGCCCTGTTGGAGGTGGAGTGCGTAGGCTAC from Nitrospira sp. carries:
- a CDS encoding DUF3943 domain-containing protein; protein product: MNETGRSTEFYGPPATTESAPPSQRLDWDSGRGRSYVIPAAEILTYIFLLNQYDRHFVEPREDYRTSGSTIRQHLTDSKWVIDNDQFKVNQFLHPYGGSVYYGLARSSGLSFWESFLYSTAGSFTWEIGGERTNPSINDMIATPIGGSFLGEALFRMASLVLEVDDGRPGFLREVAAAAISPPTGFNRLVFGRRFDAVFPSDKPATFFRLEAGGTLTSSSHNVASNVTEHGAVGDLTLTYGLPGKQGYHYARPFDYFDFHVTAVTANTLESLNTRGLLAGTTYASGNHTRGLWGLFGGYDYISPQVFRVSSTALSLGTVWQTWLSDGVALQGTALGGAGYGAAGSIQRREERDYHYGMTPQALLALRLIFGDRAMIDFTGREYYVSRVLSPEGNGQENIMRGDAAFTLRIFDRHGIAIRYAVAQRNASYPNVEYRDQTVSTVSLMYVLLGASGFGAVEWR
- a CDS encoding aldo/keto reductase; protein product: MAPTHSRHSLWSTPLGRRQLLKGLGLAGSLMALGAPGPVAEAFAADLASSGTGTGEIPLRPLGKTGVKVSAMCFGGAHWGRNPDDGEAIRLLHEAIDAGMTFLDNAWEYNGGRSEELMGKGLQGKRQQVFLMTKVCSHGRDKHVAMQQLEESLRRLKTDYLDLWQIHEVVYEDDPDRHFMPHGAVDALLEAKQQGKVRFIGFTGHKHPAIHLKMLSHDFPFDACQMPLNVFDGTYRSFEREVLPVLAQRGIGALGMKSVTGNAEPIKQGVVTPQEAIRYVLSLPIASLVSGIDSAQILKQNLEIVRRFTPMTVAEMEGLRARVAMYAMDGRFELFKSTNRYDGRIGREQHGIS